The genome window TAAACACTTTGTTGCCCTGAGAGAAATAGAAATTGAGCGAAAAATCGAAGTTTTTGAAACGCACCGCATTCCTGAGGCTGCCGTAGTAGGCTGGCCATGCATTGCCCACAATCTGCCGGTCGGCGGTGGTAATGCGGCCATCGCCGGTGCGGGAATCGTCGTACACGGCATTGCCATTTTGCGGATCCACATAAAGCTGTTTGTAGAGCCAGAAAGAATACATCGGCGAGCCTTGTTCCAGCCGCACCCAATCGCGGTTGTATTGGGTAAATGAAATGGGGAGTTTCTCGATGCGGTTGGCATTGTGGGCGAGATTAAAGCTCGTTGTCCATTCCCAATCCTTATTGGAAAGATTGGTGGAAGTGACCTGGAATTCGAAACCCTTGTTGCTCATTTCGCCGAGGTTCTGATAGGAGGATGAGAATCCGGTTTTAGCAGGCGTCGGCACAGAGAGCAGCAGGTCCGTGGTGTATTTGTTGTAAATATTGAATTCAAATATCAGCCGGTTGTTGGCCACGCCGCCTTCGAGCCCTACATTCCATTGGCGCGTCGTTTCCCATTTCAGACCGCCATTACCCAACTGTGCCGGTGCTACGCCTGGCTTGTCGAGGTAATTATTCCCGCCCGACCAGAGACCCAGCGATGCAAAGTCAGGAATGCTTTGGTTACCAGTCCAGCCTATGCTCGCTTTGAGTTTGAGATCGTTCAGGAAAGCGAAATGATCTTTTACAAAACCTTCCTGACCGATGCGCCACGAAGCGCCCACCGACGGAAATGTGCCCCAGCGGTAGTCCGCGCCGAAGCGCGATGAAGCATCCGTGCGGACGTTCACATCCACGCTATACTTGTTATCAAAACTATAATTTGCACCTCCAAAATAAGAAAGTAGTCCCGAGTTCGTCACGCCGGTGGTGGTGCCGGTGGTAATCGCAGCTGCCGAAATGGTTGTGAATTGCGTGCCCGGGAAGTTCGTGCCCGTGATCACCGAACGCTGAAATTCGTTTTTCTGCAATGTGTTACCCAGGAACACCGACAGGAAATGACGCTCACCCAGCGGTGCATTGTAGTTCAAAAGCTGCTCGGCGATCCAGGTGCGGTCGAGCGTAGTGGCGTCCGTTGCGCTGCCGTTGGAAGCCTTTCCTTCGGTGAGGTTAGCATTGTAGTAGACCGCTTCCTTGTAATAATTGTCGTCCAGGCTCCATGAGCTTTTGAATGTCAGGTCGTCCGTCAGGTTCCATTTGAAATAACCGTTGGCGATCAAATGTTTTCCATACGCGTGATTATTGCTGTTTTCGAGCAACACATAAGGGTTATTGAATCGCTCGCCGCGGTTGTAGGAGCCATCGGCGGCGAAGATCGGCGTCAATGTGGGCGTATGTAAACCGGTATTCAGGATCCCGCCCGTATCCCCCGTGCGTGCGAGCTGGCGTTTGGTGGCGCTGTAAGAAGTGCTCACCCCTACCTGCACTTTGCTGTTGATATTATGGTCCACATTAATGCGGAAACCCAGCCGGCGGAAATCCTGTAATTTCAGGATGGAGTTCTGATTCGTAACCTCGCCGCCGAGGTAAAATTGCGTTTTTTCATTGCCGCCTGTTACGGACAAATTGTTGGATTGCTGAACAGCCGTGCGGAAAACGAGGCTCAACCGGTCGTAGGTTCCCTGGTCTTCGGGGTTACCCTGCCCTCCTTCGCTTACCGGCCGGAATGGCCGCGTCGCCGAAGGGTTTCCATCATTGATCCACTGCTCATTCATGATCTGCGCGTGTTGCGGGCCGGTGGTAAGGTCCCATAATTTGGGTGCCTTGGCAATGCCGAGGGAAGTGTTGAACGAAATCTTAGTCTTCCCACCTTTTGCACCGCGTTTGGTGGTGATCAGGATTACGCCATTGGCACCCCGCGCGCCGTAAATGGCTGTGGCATTAGCATCTTTAAGCACCTCAATGTTCTCGATATCAGCCGGGTTAATGTCGGCCAGCGGATTGGTCGTTTGCCCGCCGGTGCGTACGCCTTGTAACGACTGGCTGTTTATAAAAACACCGTCAATCACATACAAAGGATCATTTCCAGCATTGATAGACGTCGCCCCGCGCAAGCGTACAAGCACGCTCCCGCCTTCTACGCCCGAGTTGGAGGATATCTGGAGCCCCGGTGTCAGTCCCTGGATTTTTTCACTAAAACTAACCCCATGCTGGTTGGCGATCTCGCCGGATTTAATGTTGGAAACCGCACCGGTTCCGGCCCCTTTTTTCAGTTGGGTGTATCCTACCACCACAATTTCGTTCAGCTGCTTGTCCGAGGATTCGAGTTGCACTTCAAAGAATTTGCGGCCGGCGAGCGGGATTTCCTGCGTTTTGAAGCCTACGAACGAAAACACAAGTACCGGATTCTCTCCCGGCGCAGGCTCCGGCACATTTAATTGAAAACCGCCTTCCAGATTGGTGGATGTACCCGTGCTGGTGCCTTTTAAAACAATGTTCACCTCGGGAATGCCATCGCCCTTGTCGTCTGTGATCTTACCGGAAACCGATCTCTCGGTCTGCAATGCAAAAGTTAAGTCTGCCGAAATACTGTTGGCCGTCGGCAGCAGAAAAAGGGAAATAAAAATCAATGTGACGACTGGCACCTCATTAACGTAATACAATATACGCGAAAGCCATGCGTAGTAGTGTTTCATGGTAAAAGAGAATTAAATGAGTGATAAGTGGAGTGATTGGAGCAGACGATTTCTTCCGGAGACAAGGCGCCTCCGAAGAAATCAGAATGAAATAATGCGGTTATGGATTCAGGAATGGCATCTGCTATTCGTGATCGCCGTAGCGTTTCTCACCTGCGGAGACGGCCAGGGCAAGCTTATTTTGCTTGGGAGGAAGCGGACAGGTTGCAAAAGGCGAAAACGCACAGGGTGGATTAATGGATTTATTGAAGTCCAGCCAGGCTGTCCCGTCTTCTTCCACGGAAGTGTAGAGAAAACGTCCGGCGCCATATGTTTCCTTTTTATTGGTTTGGTCGGCGAAGATGATAAACAGATTTTTAGTCGATCCCACGGCGTCCAGACGGTATTCCTTGCCATTTACAGAAAAAATCAATGTTCCGGGAGATTCCTGATCTGCGGTGCGGCCGGTAATGTCTGTGATCGAAACTTTCTTACCGGTGGTGGCTTCAAAGCGTGCTTTGACGAGCCATTTTTCCTGAACAGGATAGCGCTCAATGCCTGTAAACCCTTTCAGATATTCGCTTTCGAGGTCGCGTAACCGCACCGCATATTTGTCGCCGCGCTTGATAATGAACCACCGCAACGACTTGTGTTTGAGCGTTACAGGCTTTTCATCCGGAAAAATATCCAGCTCCGTCACAGGCTCATCGCCATTGAAAACGGCTGCATCTGGACTTGCTTTGAGTATGACCTTTCCCTTATCCAGCCAGATTTCACCCAGGAAAGGGTTGCTTTTATCTGCCGGGAACACAACATTGTTCTTACTATCTCCGCCGAAAGTGTTCTTTCCTTCATCAAGCCAGAACAAACCGGCCAGATTGAGCCAGCCCGATTCCGCTTTGAGGCTTTCGATCCGTTTCTGATGCCATTGCTGGATCTGTTCTTCGTAAGCCGTGTCGTTGAATGTGAATGCAGGCAATAAGTAAATGCCAGCCAGCAAGAGTAAATAATAGGAGTACTTTTTCATCATTTTTTGGATAAATTAAAATGAACGCTAACGCCTGGCGCGCAATGACGTCCAGTCCGCTGGCAAAAACTAAATGGTGGCTGTGGTACAAATGTAAACAATCAGTTTAATCTATCAACTTAATAGAGTTATTTTTTTAAGATACCTTCGCTGACCAAAATACCCACTCATTAAAATGGAATTGGAATTTGATTAGAATGAGATTAGAACAACGTTTGGTGACTATCGGTGACTCGTTTCCAGTGTATAAATTTTTGGTATTATATCGTAAATGTGATGTACAACATAAAGAAAGTGATGGTTTTGGAATGGTTTTAGAGAATTGTGACATGCGTGTTTTCGTTATTAATCCGGTTCAGTGATATACTGTCCTTTACGGAAACCGTAAATAGCCGTCTCTATCACATTTGCATATTAATGGGTAAAAAATTTAAGGTCGAAGTGCCAACCCCCTGGCAAAGGCTCATGGGAATGCTTTATGTCGAACGCTCGACAATCAATTACATATTTATTTACGCCATCCTGATCGGCTTGATCGGACTCACACTTCCACTCGGGACTACGGCAGTTTTCAACCTGCTTTCCAATGGTGCATTATACAGTTCGACATACGTGCTGATCGGCGTTGTCCTGATCGGAATCATAGTCGGCGGGATTTTGCTCATCGGGCAGCTGACGTTGGTGGAACTCATCGAGCAAAAAATATTTACCAAAGCCACGCTCGAATTTGCTTACAGATTTCCGCGGATCAAAAAATCGGAGTTGGAGGGTGAAAGTCCGCCGGAACTGGTAAACCGATTTTTTGATGTAATTACCATTCAAAAGGGACTGACAAAACTTCTTGTGGATATTGTAGCAGCCGGTGTTCAGATTGCGCTGTCTGCGATTTTGCTTTCATTTTATCACCCCATATTTATGACTTTCGGACTGTTGACAGTGATGGCTACCATTTTGGTACTTTTCCTCTATTACAAAAGAGGCGTCCAAACCAGCATTGAGGAGTCGCATTATAAGTATGAAGTGGTGGCTTACCTCGAATCTGTGGCGGGTGACCTCGATCTTTACCGCGGACAACCCGACAAGATGAGACAAGTGATTGTGAATACCGACCGCATTACAGCAGACTATTTACAGGCAAGAAACGATCATTTCTGGGTGCTTCGCAAATTTTTTGCCAGCTCGGTTATCCTGAGAACCTTGCTGATGGGCGGTTTGCTTTTTTTAGGATCTTATTATGTAGTGCAAAGACAAATGACACTCGGGCAGTTTGTTGCCGCAGAAGTGATCATTGTACAGATCAGCTACGCCATTGAGAAATTTATGACCAGTCTGGATACCATTTTTGATATGGTGACGGGAAGCGAAAAAATTGCCGCTGTAACTGATCTGGAATTGGTAGAAAGTGAGGTGCACCATGGCTAGATATGGAATTGACGTCACCAGCCGGGTTGACTGGGAGGAACTCGGCGTGCTCTCAGACAAACAGATTTTGAAAACGCGCGGGCCAAGATTGCTCGGCCGCGTTATGCTGATCCTCCTGTTTTTGTTCATCATTGTGCTCTTTCTGCCCTGGCGGCAAACGATCCCCGGGCGTGGCACAGTAACAGCGTTGACCCCGGAAGACCGGCCGCAAACGGTTCAGAACCAGATCGGTGGCCGCATTGAGCATTGGGCCGTTCGCGAGGGGCAGCAGGTCCAGAAAGGAGATACGATACTGGTGCTTTCAGAAACAAGTCAGTCTTACTTTGATCCCAATCTGCCTCAGCGTTTGCAGGAACAACTGAGAGCAAAAGAAGGATCCGAGATTGCTGCAGCCCAAAAAATGGATGCTACCAACGACCAAATCGCTGCCATGACAAATGGCTTGAAATTTCAGCTGACGGCGGCAGAAAATAAGGTAGACCAGGCTGTCAATTATGTGCAGGCTGACAGCGCGGACCTGGTAGCAATCCAGAAGTTTTATGAAATCAGTAAATCCCGGCTCGAACGTTACGAAGCGGGTTATCGGAACGGCCTTTTTTCACTGACCGACATAGAAAGCCGCCGTTTGAAGTTACAGGAGGATAATGCCAAAGTGGTAAGCCAGGTCAACAAGCTGAATAACTCGCAGCAGTCGCTTCTGAATGCGCGCATTGAACTGGATAACATTCGCGCCAAATACATGGAATCCGTTGCCAAAGCACGTTCCGATTTAAGTTCTGCATTGTCCAGCCGGGTGAGCGCGCAGGGAGAAATTGCAAAGCTGCAGAATGAGATTTCCAATATTAACATTCGGCGCGGGCTGTATGTGGTGCGTGCCCCGCAGAGCGGCTTTGTGGTAAAAACACTGAAAGCCGGTATTGGTGAAAACATCAAGGAGGGTGAATCCATCGCCACGCTGCAACCCACGAAACCGAGCGTAGCGGTGGAATTATATGTGGATGCCATGGACGTGCCGCTAATCCTGGACAGCAGCGAGGTTCGCCTCCAGTTCGAAGGGTGGCCTTCCGTGCAATTTGCAGGCTGGCCATCGGTGGCGGTGGGCACATTTGCCGGCAAAGTGACGGTCATAGACCTGGTAAGCAGCAATAATGGTAAATATCGCATACTGGTAACCCCTTCAAATCCGGCACCTTACAATGACGAGCCGTGGCCGAAACAGCTGCGACAAGGCTCTGGCGTGTACGGGAGGGTGATCTTGCGCTCTGTGCCTATATGGTACGAAATATGGCGGTTATTGAACGGCTTCCCGCCCAGTCTGGAAAATGAGCCTGATAAAGCAGATGGTGGTGGAAAAAAG of Dyadobacter chenhuakuii contains these proteins:
- a CDS encoding SusC/RagA family TonB-linked outer membrane protein, translated to MKHYYAWLSRILYYVNEVPVVTLIFISLFLLPTANSISADLTFALQTERSVSGKITDDKGDGIPEVNIVLKGTSTGTSTNLEGGFQLNVPEPAPGENPVLVFSFVGFKTQEIPLAGRKFFEVQLESSDKQLNEIVVVGYTQLKKGAGTGAVSNIKSGEIANQHGVSFSEKIQGLTPGLQISSNSGVEGGSVLVRLRGATSINAGNDPLYVIDGVFINSQSLQGVRTGGQTTNPLADINPADIENIEVLKDANATAIYGARGANGVILITTKRGAKGGKTKISFNTSLGIAKAPKLWDLTTGPQHAQIMNEQWINDGNPSATRPFRPVSEGGQGNPEDQGTYDRLSLVFRTAVQQSNNLSVTGGNEKTQFYLGGEVTNQNSILKLQDFRRLGFRINVDHNINSKVQVGVSTSYSATKRQLARTGDTGGILNTGLHTPTLTPIFAADGSYNRGERFNNPYVLLENSNNHAYGKHLIANGYFKWNLTDDLTFKSSWSLDDNYYKEAVYYNANLTEGKASNGSATDATTLDRTWIAEQLLNYNAPLGERHFLSVFLGNTLQKNEFQRSVITGTNFPGTQFTTISAAAITTGTTTGVTNSGLLSYFGGANYSFDNKYSVDVNVRTDASSRFGADYRWGTFPSVGASWRIGQEGFVKDHFAFLNDLKLKASIGWTGNQSIPDFASLGLWSGGNNYLDKPGVAPAQLGNGGLKWETTRQWNVGLEGGVANNRLIFEFNIYNKYTTDLLLSVPTPAKTGFSSSYQNLGEMSNKGFEFQVTSTNLSNKDWEWTTSFNLAHNANRIEKLPISFTQYNRDWVRLEQGSPMYSFWLYKQLYVDPQNGNAVYDDSRTGDGRITTADRQIVGNAWPAYYGSLRNAVRFKNFDFSLNFYFSQGNKVFNMNRYFQEHAGSRGTSWSMLASMMDRWEKPGDVTDIPRVTILPNEDGSNNHNFESSRFLEDGSFIRLRSAYLGYSLPKNWLSKIRIDNAKVYVNATNLLTWTKYSGPDPEINTAQDTANATVQGLDFSMPPHPRTVEFGINLTF
- a CDS encoding DUF1684 domain-containing protein, which codes for MMKKYSYYLLLLAGIYLLPAFTFNDTAYEEQIQQWHQKRIESLKAESGWLNLAGLFWLDEGKNTFGGDSKNNVVFPADKSNPFLGEIWLDKGKVILKASPDAAVFNGDEPVTELDIFPDEKPVTLKHKSLRWFIIKRGDKYAVRLRDLESEYLKGFTGIERYPVQEKWLVKARFEATTGKKVSITDITGRTADQESPGTLIFSVNGKEYRLDAVGSTKNLFIIFADQTNKKETYGAGRFLYTSVEEDGTAWLDFNKSINPPCAFSPFATCPLPPKQNKLALAVSAGEKRYGDHE
- a CDS encoding ABC transporter transmembrane domain-containing protein, with product MGKKFKVEVPTPWQRLMGMLYVERSTINYIFIYAILIGLIGLTLPLGTTAVFNLLSNGALYSSTYVLIGVVLIGIIVGGILLIGQLTLVELIEQKIFTKATLEFAYRFPRIKKSELEGESPPELVNRFFDVITIQKGLTKLLVDIVAAGVQIALSAILLSFYHPIFMTFGLLTVMATILVLFLYYKRGVQTSIEESHYKYEVVAYLESVAGDLDLYRGQPDKMRQVIVNTDRITADYLQARNDHFWVLRKFFASSVILRTLLMGGLLFLGSYYVVQRQMTLGQFVAAEVIIVQISYAIEKFMTSLDTIFDMVTGSEKIAAVTDLELVESEVHHG
- a CDS encoding HlyD family secretion protein codes for the protein MARYGIDVTSRVDWEELGVLSDKQILKTRGPRLLGRVMLILLFLFIIVLFLPWRQTIPGRGTVTALTPEDRPQTVQNQIGGRIEHWAVREGQQVQKGDTILVLSETSQSYFDPNLPQRLQEQLRAKEGSEIAAAQKMDATNDQIAAMTNGLKFQLTAAENKVDQAVNYVQADSADLVAIQKFYEISKSRLERYEAGYRNGLFSLTDIESRRLKLQEDNAKVVSQVNKLNNSQQSLLNARIELDNIRAKYMESVAKARSDLSSALSSRVSAQGEIAKLQNEISNINIRRGLYVVRAPQSGFVVKTLKAGIGENIKEGESIATLQPTKPSVAVELYVDAMDVPLILDSSEVRLQFEGWPSVQFAGWPSVAVGTFAGKVTVIDLVSSNNGKYRILVTPSNPAPYNDEPWPKQLRQGSGVYGRVILRSVPIWYEIWRLLNGFPPSLENEPDKADGGGKKDKAN